From Miscanthus floridulus cultivar M001 chromosome 15, ASM1932011v1, whole genome shotgun sequence, the proteins below share one genomic window:
- the LOC136509226 gene encoding protein GRAVITROPIC IN THE LIGHT 1-like yields MESSPAPARSARAPPTPTCTVPGLLVGLTKLFSLSKVCAAPTPAADDGNAEAAATTKPGHDPDPDPGPDPRLVLARLFDEVSALKSGYVKLQRAHFPYDPDKVALADETVASELDSVAALQCLCTSRRGIGPLVDDRWAQVQRLEAEARRRDADIAALARELRLLQRDNARLSRQLVVRSRNDDRRRGAGISVPKELANPAALVRQFVVASRSVCDFAELLLGNGTCSLTTAAAAASSPEPCVVSDDADSAAAAEQARSWRRYSLEAHLWRAMLLVGAEECCGGDAGSSFQRIMKPRDALDALMQFPRSGLSAFCRAAYIAAVPPEAEAAACGNLDHRAFVSRGGHPRTPLYRAFAAAARSVWALPVLMTAVARCSESELGSGDGGGGVRMFYAGRGSLYAAEFMESVPALGAEEARRVVAGEEEKLSVAFTVTPGVKVGDTVGPCRVLLCRRRKIASF; encoded by the coding sequence ATGGAGTCGTCACCAGCGCCAGCAAGAAGCGCGAGGGCTCCACCAACTCCAACCTGCACCGTCCCGGGGCTGCTCGTCGGCCTCACAAAGCTCTTCAGCCTCTCCAAGGTCTGCGCAGCCCCAACGCCGGCGGCCGACGACGGCAACGCCGAGGCAGCAGCGACGACAAAACCCGGAcacgaccccgaccccgaccccggCCCGGACCCGAGGCTCGTTCTCGCGAGGCTGTTCGACGAGGTGTCGGCGCTCAAGTCCGGCTACGTCAAGCTGCAGCGAGCGCACTTCCCCTACGACCCCGACAAGGTCGCCCTCGCCGACGAGACCGTGGCGTCCGAGCTCGACTCAGTCGCCGCGCTGCAGTGCCTCTGCACCTCCCGCCGCGGCATCGGCCCGCTCGTCGATGACCGCTGGGCCCAGGTGCAGCGCCTGGAggccgaggcgaggcggagggacGCCGacatcgccgcgctcgccagggaGCTCCGGCTGCTGCAGCGGGACAACGCCAGGCTGAGCAGGCAGCTCGTCGTCAGGAGTAGGAACGACGACCGTCGTCGCGGGGCGGGGATCTCCGTGCCGAAGGAGCTCGCGAATCCTGCGGCGCTCGTGAGACAGTTCGTGGTGGCGTCGAGGTCGGTCTGCGATTTCGCGGAGCTGCTGCTTGGAAATGGTACCTGCAgcctgacgacggcggcggcggcggcttcgtcGCCCGAGCCCTGTGTTGTCAGCGACGACGCAGATTCTGCAGCGGCGGCAGAGCAGGCGCGGTCGTGGAGGAGGTACTCGCTCGAGGCGCACCTGTGGCGAGCGATGCTGCTCGTCGGCGCCGAGGAGTGCTGCGGCGGCGACGCTGGTAGCAGCTTCCAGCGGATCATGAAGCCCCGCGACGCTCTCGACGCGCTGATGCAGTTCCCGCGCTCGGGGCTCTCGGCGTTCTGCCGGGCGGCTTACATTGCCGCCGTGCcgccggaggcggaggcggccgcGTGCGGGAACCTGGACCACAGGGCCTTCGTGTCCCGCGGTGGCCACCCGAGGACGCCGCTCTACCGCGCGTTCGCGGCCGCCGCGAGGTCCGTGTGGGCGCTTCCGGTGCTGATGACGGCGGTGGCGCGCTGCTCGGAGTCGGAGCTGGGGAGTGGGGATGGGGGTGGTGGTGTCAGGATGTTCTACGCGGGCAGGGGGAGCCTGTACGCGGCGGAGTTCATGGAGAGCGTGCCTGCGCTTGGCGCGGAAGAAGCTCGCCGCGTGGTGGCGGGTGAGGAGGAGAAGCTCAGCGTCGCATTTACCGTGACGCCCGGTGTCAAGGTCGGCGACACGGTGGGGCCGTGCAGGGTGCTTCTCTGTCGTCGCCGCAAGATAGCTTCTTTCTAG